The stretch of DNA TCTCCCATCATATCAAGGAACTCAGGGAGAGCGGCCATGATATCGAGTCCTCTCTCGATGCGGGATACCTTCTTGTCAGGAGTGCCGGCCCCATCACGCCTGAGGGGATCAAAAAAGTGCTCAGGACCTCCTTTGTCGGCGTCGACACGCGCTACTACGAGAGCGTGGGGTCCACGAACTGGGCGGCGAAGAAACTCTGCATGGAGACCGATCCCGCCCTCCTTAACGGGACCGTGGTGGTCGCCGAGGAGCAGACCGGGGGGTTCGGAAGGCTCGGGCGGGCGTGGGCCTCACCGAAAGGCGGCATCTGGGCAAGCATCATCTTAACGCCGAAGATGCCGGTGGACTCGCTCTTCATGATCATGATGGCGGCCTCGATCTCGGTGGCCCGGGCGATCAGGCGGAAATACGATCTCGGCGCCCTGATCAAGTGGCCAAACGACGTATATATCGGGGATAAAAAGGTGGCCGGGCTGCTGCTCGAACTCTCGGCCGACGGCGACGAGATCCATTACTGCCTCCTCGGCATGGGCATCGACGCAAACGTGGACGTCGGGGAACTCTCTCCGGAACTTCAAAAGAGCGTCACCTCGATCAAGGCCGAACTCGGCCACGATATCGACCGCGCCTCCCTGCTTGCCATGATCCTGCGGGAGTTTGAGAGCCGGTATATGATCGTCCAGAGCGGGGAGTACGAGCCGATCATCAGGGAGTGGAAGAGCCTCTCCCTGACGCTGGACAACCGCGTCTCGATCCGGACGGCTCGCAAGTCCTTCGAGGGCGTGGCGATCGATATCGACCAGCACGGCGCCCTGATCATCCGCAGGGACAACGGGCGCATCGAAAAAGTGATCGCAGGGGACTGTGTGCATCTGTAAGGGTTGCTGATGTACGGAGACGAGCGGCGTTCCCGGATTATCGCAGAGTCGGCAGGCTTTATCGCCCTGATTGCCGCGGGCTCGTGGGTCTCAATCCCGTTTTTCCCGGTCCCGCTCACCCTTCAGACCTTCTTTGTCCTCCTCGCCGGTGCGGTGATGAAGCGGCGGGCGGTCGTGCCGGTCGGGCTCTACGTGCTGCTCGGGGCCCTGGGCCTCCCGCTCTTCCACAACGGGACGGCGGGAATCGGTGTTCTTTTCGGGCCGACCGGGGGTTTCATTCTTGGTTTTATCGCTGCCGGCCTCGTGGCAGGAATTGCCTATGAACATCAGTCAGACCGGATCAGGATCGCGGGGCTTGCCGCCGCATCGCTTCTGATCTATCTCTTCGGGGTCTTGTGGCTCGCCCTTTCGACAGGGATGGGCATCGCGGCGGCGATCGTGATCGGCATGGTTCCCTTTCTGCCGGGCGACGCCGTCAAGGCGGCAGCGGTGTTTTATGTCGCCAGACGGTTGCAATGATCGCACTTACGGACGTTCGCCACCAGATCCTCGCCATCCCCTCCCTCATCCTTCCTGAGGGAACGACCGCGCTCATCGGCCCGAACGGCAGCGGGAAGTCCACACTGCTCTCCCTGCTTGCCGGGCTGCATCTCCCGCAGGAAGGGAGCGTCCGCTTCGACGGCCGACTGCCCAGGGAGGTCGAGATCGGATGGGTCGACGAGTTTCCTGATCAGAGCATCCTCTTCACCTGTGTTTTCGACGAGATCGCCGGACCCTCCCGGTTTGCCTGCCTTCCCTGCGGGGAGACTGAGCGGCGTGTCGGCGAGGCCGCCACCCTGGTCGGGATCGAGGGGCTGCTTACGCGGACGGTCAGGGATCTCTCCGGCGGCGAGCGGGCCCTTGTGGCCCTCGCAACCGCCTTGTCCTCCCGCCCTGAGGTGCTGGTCCTCGATGAGTTCGACTCGCACCTTGACGAAGAGACGGCAGGGGAGGTGGAACGGGCGATCGGCGCCTGCCGGTGCCCGTATGTCGTCAGGTGCACCCAGGACATGGAGGCGGCGTCCCGCGCCGATATGGTTGTCTTCCTCAAGGAAGGGTCGGTCGTCCATGCCGGTCCGCCCGCAGAGGTGTTTCTGGCACTTGAAAAGACCTGTTTCTACCCTGACCTCTGGAGGTGCGGTCGTGCAGGTGGCGCTTGAAGAGATCGCCTTCTCCCGCAGAGCGTTCACCCTCGCCTGTTCTGGTGTCTTTGAAGAGGGGATCCATCTTGTCACCGGCAGGGTGGGGAGCGGGAAGACGACGCTTGCTCTCCTCCTCGCTGGCCTTTTGCAGCCAGACGCCGGGAGCGTGCGGCGCGAGGGCGTCGGAACGATGACCCTCTCCTTCCAGAACCCCGAGTACCATGTCACCGAAGCGGCGGTCAGGGCGGAGATCGCCTCCTATGGTGCGGACCCGGACGCCGTTGCCGGACAGTGCGGTCTTGCCGGCCGTATCGACGACGACCCGTTCCACCTCTCCCGCGGCGAACTCAAGCGGCTTCATCTTGCCTGTGTCTTTGCCCGCGCATGGGATCTGCTGATCCTCGACGAGCCCTTCAGTTCGCTCGACTGCGTGCAGAAACGGCATCTCTGCCGTTGGCTGGAGGAACGCGATGCCGGCATCACCGTGATCTTCACCCATGAACGCCAGGTGCTCCCGCGGGTCGACTATATCTGGGAGGTCGCAGACGGCAGGGCGGCGTGTCTCGGCCCGGTCCCCGGGGCGATCGGCCGCTGGCGGTATGCACCGCCGTACCTGAGGCGTGCACTCGAAGATGGACGCATGCCTGCCAACATCAGGTTCGAGGACGTGAGGGAGGCGAGATGAAAGATGCACGACTGAGGGTGTTCTGCACCCTCGCCCTCTCGCTTGCCGCCTTTACCTCGGTGGCCGGGGCGGCCCTCGTATGCCTCTGGTGGACCATCTTCAGCCGGCGCCGGGAGTCCCTGCCCGCACCGAAAACCATCGCCCTCGTCGCTGTCCCCCTCGTCGTTGCCGCCGTCGCCACCGAGATCGCCTCGGGCGGCGGGTTCTCCTATCTTTTCCGGCTCTCGGCCGTATTTCTCGTGGCGTTCTGGGCATATGGCGAACGGGTGCCGGGCGAGCTGCTCGGCGCAGGGGCGTCTCTCGCCGGCAACCGCATCGGGTTCGATCTCGGTCTTGCCGGCGAGATGGGCATGGAGGCCCTCGCCTCGCTCGAAGAGGATATCGCCCGGATACGCATGGCCCTCGAGCTCAAAGGTAAAAAATGGGGTCCGGGCATGATCGTCCCCTTCGGGCGTGCGATCCTGCACGCACAGATGCGGCGGTCGGCTGAGCGCGCCGTTCTTCTGGCCGTTCGGGGATACCGGGGCGGGGGTTCGATCTGCCCCTCTTTCACCCGCACGCGAGCCGATTACGCTGCGACTGTTCTCGCAGGAATCGTTGTATTTCTCTCTTTTGTACCTCTTAGTGATGTATTTATATGATCAGAATGAAAAATTGAGAGGCTTGTGGATATTTGAGAGCCCCGAGGTATTCAGATGAGTGCTGCCAGTCCTAAACGAGTTCATATTACCGATACGACGCTCAGGGATGCCCATCAGTCGCTCATCGCCACCCGAATGAGAACAGAGGACATGCTTCCTCTGGCTCGTAAGATGGATGATGTGGGCTTCTTCTCCCTTGAGGCATGGGGCGGGGCGACCTTTGACAGTTGTATCCGCTTTCTGAACGACGACCCCTGGGATCGCCTTCGCGATCTGAAGGCCGAACTCGACAAGACGCCGATCCAGATGCTCCTGCGGGGTCAGAACCTTGTCGGCTACCGCCACTATCCGGACGATGTCGTGGAGCGGTTCGTGGACGCCGCATATAAAAACGGCGTGGATATTTTCAGGGTCTTTGACGCCCTCAACGACGTCCGGAACATGGAGAAGGCGTTTTCCAGCGTGAAAGCGGCCGGCGCCCATCTCCAGGGTACGATCTGCTATACGACGAGCCCGGTGCACACGACGGCGAAGTTCATCGAGATGGCCGAGGACCTCTCAGCCCGCGGCTGCGACTCGGTCTGCATCAAGGATATGGCCGGGCTGATCATGCCTGGAGCGGCCCGCGACCTCATCGCCGGGATCAAGGAGCGCATCGATATTCCGGTCTGTCTCCATTCCCACTCGACGAGCGGCGTGGCGCCGATGAGTTATCAGGCGGCAATAGATGCCGGCGTCGATATCCTTGACACGGCGATGTCGCCCTTCGCCCTGGGCACCTCGCAGCCGCCGACCGAGAGCGTGGTCGCATCGCTGATGGGGACCGACCGCGAGACCGGGATCGACCTGCACGCCCTTCATAAGGTCAGGGACCTCTGCGTGCGGCTGCGGGAGAAATATCAGGGGCTCCTCGACCCGATCTCAGAGCGCGTCGATTCCGACGTGCTCATCTACCAGCTGCCCGGCGGGATGATCTCGAACCTGGTCTCGCAGCTGAAAGAGCAGGACGCCCTTAACCGCCTCGAAGAGGTGTTTGTGGAGATCCCGCGGGTGCGACAGGACCTCGGTTACCCCCCGCTGGTGACCCCGACCTCCCAGATCGTCGGGACGCAGGCGGTGCTCAACGTCCTGATGGGCGGGAAGCGCTACGGCAACGTCACAAAGGAGGTCAAGGACTATGTGCGGGGGCTGTACGGACGGTCGCCGGCAGCGATCTCCGATGAGATCAGGGGGATCATCATCGGGAACGAGGACGTGATCACGGTCCGCCCGGCCGATCTCCTTGAGCCGGCCTATGAAAAGATGCGCGAGCAGGCCGAGAAGGACGGTCTTGTCCGCAAGGAGGAGGACGTCCTCACCTACATCCTCTATCCGGCGATCGCCCCGTCGTTCCTGAAAGGTGAGCGCAAGCCCGAGGGGATCCCGGAGAGAAGGGCGGCCGCCGCCACCTCCTCTGCCGATATCCCGAGCTTCATGGAGGTCGAGGTCGACGGCGAGATCTTCTCGGTCAGGATCGTCTCGGTGGAGGGGAGTGCGGTCGACTCGGGCTCCAGGGCCGCCGGGACCGAACTGCCCAGAGGGGAGATCGCAGGCGGGATCAAGTCCAACATGCAGGGGATGGTCCTCGAAGTGCGGGTGAGCCCGGGCGTGCAGGTAAAGAAGGGCGACGTCCTTCTGGTGCTTGAGGCGATGAAGATGGAGAACCCGATCTATGCCCCTGCTGACGGCAAGGTCAAGGAGATCTTCGTGGACTCCGGGGATGTCGTCCAGAACGGGGATGTCCTGATGGTGGTCGAATGATGCTCTCTCTTTCTGTGGTCCTATGAGATATTTTGAGAAGGTACTCATCGCGAATCGCGGCGAGATCGCGATCAGAGTGATGCGGGGCTGCCGCGAGCTCGGCATCGAGACGGTCGCCATCTACTCGACGCCGGACAAAAACGCCCTTCATGTGAAGTATGCGGACGAGGGGTTCTTTGTGGGCGAAGCCCCGCCGCAGAAGAGCTATCTCAACATGGAGCGGATCGTCGAGATCGCCAGAAAGTCGGGCGCCGAGGCGGTGCATCCTGGCTACGGCTTCCTTGCCGAGAACGCGAAGTTTGCGAAGATGGTCGAGGAGGAGGGGCTCACTTTCATCGGGCCGTCGTGGCGGACCATCGAGATGATGGGCTCGAAGATCGAGAGCAAGCAGAAGATGCGGGAGGCCGGTGTGCCGGTGCTGCCGGGGACGCCCGGCGGGATCGCGAGCATCGAGGAGGCGGCGCGGGTCGCAGAGGAGATCGGCTACCCGGTGATCGTGAAGGCGAGCGCCGGCGGCGGCGGGATCGGGATGCACATCGTCAACAGCCCGGAAGAACTCGAGGAGGCGATCAAAGGGAGCATGAAGATCGCCGAGTCGGCCTTCGGGGATGCGACGGTGTTCATCGAGAAGTACCTGGTGAAGCCCCGCCATATCGAGTTCCAGGTGCTCGCCGACAACTACGGCTCCACCCTGCACCTCTACGACCGCGAGTGCTCGATCCAGCGCCGCCACCAGAAACTGGTGGAGGAGGCACCGTCACCGATCATGACCGACGAACTGCGTGAGCGGATGTCGGCCTCGGCGGTGACGGTCGCAAAGGCGTCGGGCTACCGGAACGCGGGCACGGTGGAGTTTCTCTACTCGGGTGGGGAGTATTATTTCATGGAGATGAACACCCGCCTGCAGGTGGAGCACACGATCACCGAGATGATCACGGGCATCGACCTGGTGAAGCAGCAGCTCGCTATCGCCTCGGGGCAGGACCTCTCCTTCGGGCAGGAGGACGTCTCGATCCGCGGGCACGCGATTGAGTGCCGGATCAACGCCGAGGACCCGATGAACAATTTCCAGGCCGATCCTGGCAAGATCGTCCGGTACCGCTCGCCCGGAGGGCCCGGCATCCGGGTGGACTCCGGGATCCATATGGGGTATACGATCCCGCCGAACTACGATTCGATGATCTCGAAGCTCTGTGCCTGGGGTCAGACGCGGATGGAGGCGATCGAACGGATGCGCAGGGCGATCTACGAGTATGTCGTCCTGGGGGTGAAGACGACCCTGCCCCTCCACCATGCCCTGATGCACAACCGCGAGTTCGTGCAGGGCCGGACGCACACCCATTTCCTCCAGGAGGAGCATAT from Methanofollis liminatans DSM 4140 encodes:
- a CDS encoding biotin--[acetyl-CoA-carboxylase] ligase, with product MNDTIQQVFRILESADGPITADEISRELGIPRSAVSHHIKELRESGHDIESSLDAGYLLVRSAGPITPEGIKKVLRTSFVGVDTRYYESVGSTNWAAKKLCMETDPALLNGTVVVAEEQTGGFGRLGRAWASPKGGIWASIILTPKMPVDSLFMIMMAASISVARAIRRKYDLGALIKWPNDVYIGDKKVAGLLLELSADGDEIHYCLLGMGIDANVDVGELSPELQKSVTSIKAELGHDIDRASLLAMILREFESRYMIVQSGEYEPIIREWKSLSLTLDNRVSIRTARKSFEGVAIDIDQHGALIIRRDNGRIEKVIAGDCVHL
- a CDS encoding biotin transporter BioY, with amino-acid sequence MYGDERRSRIIAESAGFIALIAAGSWVSIPFFPVPLTLQTFFVLLAGAVMKRRAVVPVGLYVLLGALGLPLFHNGTAGIGVLFGPTGGFILGFIAAGLVAGIAYEHQSDRIRIAGLAAASLLIYLFGVLWLALSTGMGIAAAIVIGMVPFLPGDAVKAAAVFYVARRLQ
- a CDS encoding ATP-binding cassette domain-containing protein, coding for MIALTDVRHQILAIPSLILPEGTTALIGPNGSGKSTLLSLLAGLHLPQEGSVRFDGRLPREVEIGWVDEFPDQSILFTCVFDEIAGPSRFACLPCGETERRVGEAATLVGIEGLLTRTVRDLSGGERALVALATALSSRPEVLVLDEFDSHLDEETAGEVERAIGACRCPYVVRCTQDMEAASRADMVVFLKEGSVVHAGPPAEVFLALEKTCFYPDLWRCGRAGGA
- a CDS encoding ATP-binding cassette domain-containing protein, translating into MKRPVSTLTSGGAVVQVALEEIAFSRRAFTLACSGVFEEGIHLVTGRVGSGKTTLALLLAGLLQPDAGSVRREGVGTMTLSFQNPEYHVTEAAVRAEIASYGADPDAVAGQCGLAGRIDDDPFHLSRGELKRLHLACVFARAWDLLILDEPFSSLDCVQKRHLCRWLEERDAGITVIFTHERQVLPRVDYIWEVADGRAACLGPVPGAIGRWRYAPPYLRRALEDGRMPANIRFEDVREAR
- the oadA gene encoding sodium-extruding oxaloacetate decarboxylase subunit alpha — encoded protein: MSAASPKRVHITDTTLRDAHQSLIATRMRTEDMLPLARKMDDVGFFSLEAWGGATFDSCIRFLNDDPWDRLRDLKAELDKTPIQMLLRGQNLVGYRHYPDDVVERFVDAAYKNGVDIFRVFDALNDVRNMEKAFSSVKAAGAHLQGTICYTTSPVHTTAKFIEMAEDLSARGCDSVCIKDMAGLIMPGAARDLIAGIKERIDIPVCLHSHSTSGVAPMSYQAAIDAGVDILDTAMSPFALGTSQPPTESVVASLMGTDRETGIDLHALHKVRDLCVRLREKYQGLLDPISERVDSDVLIYQLPGGMISNLVSQLKEQDALNRLEEVFVEIPRVRQDLGYPPLVTPTSQIVGTQAVLNVLMGGKRYGNVTKEVKDYVRGLYGRSPAAISDEIRGIIIGNEDVITVRPADLLEPAYEKMREQAEKDGLVRKEEDVLTYILYPAIAPSFLKGERKPEGIPERRAAAATSSADIPSFMEVEVDGEIFSVRIVSVEGSAVDSGSRAAGTELPRGEIAGGIKSNMQGMVLEVRVSPGVQVKKGDVLLVLEAMKMENPIYAPADGKVKEIFVDSGDVVQNGDVLMVVE
- a CDS encoding acetyl-CoA carboxylase biotin carboxylase subunit; translation: MRYFEKVLIANRGEIAIRVMRGCRELGIETVAIYSTPDKNALHVKYADEGFFVGEAPPQKSYLNMERIVEIARKSGAEAVHPGYGFLAENAKFAKMVEEEGLTFIGPSWRTIEMMGSKIESKQKMREAGVPVLPGTPGGIASIEEAARVAEEIGYPVIVKASAGGGGIGMHIVNSPEELEEAIKGSMKIAESAFGDATVFIEKYLVKPRHIEFQVLADNYGSTLHLYDRECSIQRRHQKLVEEAPSPIMTDELRERMSASAVTVAKASGYRNAGTVEFLYSGGEYYFMEMNTRLQVEHTITEMITGIDLVKQQLAIASGQDLSFGQEDVSIRGHAIECRINAEDPMNNFQADPGKIVRYRSPGGPGIRVDSGIHMGYTIPPNYDSMISKLCAWGQTRMEAIERMRRAIYEYVVLGVKTTLPLHHALMHNREFVQGRTHTHFLQEEHIAQSLRRSLREEETRMATLADSLRQGKEMAAISAAVNVYINSRKR